From Argopecten irradians isolate NY chromosome 12, Ai_NY, whole genome shotgun sequence, one genomic window encodes:
- the LOC138305172 gene encoding store-operated calcium entry regulator STIMATE-like: MSQNMPILATNSNLNHSDLVNENRLNMDDHCNTGDLMGPLGLVIQAVLAFLAFTSLIVKRYCEPKYERRPWKIWTFDTSKQAFGAMVIHFANVLLADIFQGDPCTWYFISFMLDSTIGLFVVYLGLKFTQIVVKKYNYQSLKFGEYGNPPECSAWVGQCGLYILVMILEKFLMTLLVQFDFWKDVRSFLMSPVKDPHIELIIVMFIIPLIVNAFIFWVVDNFLKREMKGTKRIYVSDNDPSVKFYKTTEQVRCYNRIEKAEDFIESDLLVSTDEEGEARRRIDGTERLIT, translated from the exons ATGAGCCAAAATATGCCAATCTTAGCAACGAATTCTAATTTAAATCACAGTGATCTTGTGAACGAGAACCGGCTAAATATGGatgaccactgtaacacaggagATTTGATGGGACCTTTAGGACTAGTGATTCAAGCTGTTTTGGCATTCCTAGCTTTCACTTCACTGATAG TGAAAAGATACTGTGAGCCAAAATATGAGCGTAGACCTTGGAAGATATG gACCTTTGATACATCCAAACAAGCGTTTGGAGCAATGGTCATCCATTTTGCCAATGTTCTACTGGCCGATATCTTCCAAGGTGATCCATGTACATG GTATTTTATAAGTTTTATGCTGGATTCTACCATAGGACTTTTTGTGGTTTACCTAGGTCTTAAATTTACCCAAATTGTTGTCAAAAAATACAATTACCAGTCACTCAAGTTTGGAGAATATG GTAATCCTCCTGAATGTAGTGCTTGGGTGGGACAGTGTGGTCTATATATCTTAGTCATGATACTAGAAAAGTTCCTTATGACTCTACTGGTGCAGTTTGACTTCTGGAAAGAT GTACGGTCATTTCTGATGTCTCCAGTGAAGGATCCTCATATCGAACTCATCATTGTCATGTTTATCATACCCCTGATTGTTAAT GCTTTTATATTCTGGGTGGTTGACAACTTCTTGAAAAGAGAAATGAAAGGTACCAAAAGGATTTATGTGAGTGATAATGATCCTTCAGTGAAGTTCTACAAAACGACTGAACAAGTGCGCTGTTACAACAGAATAGAAAAAGCTGAAGACTTTATAGAATCCGATCTGCTGGTGTCTACAGACGAGGAAGGGGAGGCACGACGCCGTATTGACGGGACAGAGAGACTTATTACATAG